The following are from one region of the Thermoproteus uzoniensis 768-20 genome:
- a CDS encoding MazG nucleotide pyrophosphohydrolase domain-containing protein, translating into MDLKKLVEIQTEFSRRKFPRFWEIGDERDLALRLEYLTNALAGEVGEAANLVKKVVRSTVYGHGDLRLEDVRRDVEEEITDVFIYVLTIAGLLGMDLEKAYFEKLEKNERRF; encoded by the coding sequence GTGGATCTCAAAAAGCTCGTGGAGATACAGACCGAGTTTTCGCGGAGGAAGTTCCCCCGGTTTTGGGAAATCGGCGACGAGCGGGATCTGGCCCTCCGCCTGGAGTACTTAACGAACGCCTTGGCGGGGGAGGTGGGCGAGGCGGCTAATCTGGTGAAGAAAGTCGTCAGGAGCACGGTTTACGGCCACGGCGACTTGAGGCTGGAGGACGTGCGGCGGGATGTGGAGGAGGAGATAACGGACGTCTTCATCTACGTCCTCACAATAGCGGGGCTTCTGGGGATGGACCTCGAGAAGGCCTACTTCGAGAAGCTGGAGAAGAACGAGAGGAGGTTCTAG
- a CDS encoding ferrous iron transporter B, whose translation MARRIAFVGPPNVGKSTLFYALTGRYVKTANYPGKTLEMNVGKIRGTEVELVDLPGVFNPQSPKDEDEALALREALEGPYDGVVVVGAPHAIKEALALAEHIGRSRPVVLVVNMVDLGAPEMPSEELSAKMGIPVFYTSAVKGLGVLQLRRFLASWAPAGPTPVKALEIPVRPSAKLAGALFSRPSLAFAAVLALSVATVLALFVALEGAGPWPGILSYIEPALDGVSDAIASAGLPPALASFLADGLWLGVSALVGFLPYMLIALSLVVLYEETGVIGLLGRMLEAKMVSLGVPGRGILCLMIASACNVPALSTVRVMWGRGNRLMSALLVPYVPCAARLSLFVAVSAAVFSAKPYLVPLAVFVPYAVAALAVLAASLIYRKAFGVVPRVEGLPPTPLMVPNLRIYALKVWAGFKDFLVKAGLLIALFPAVVWPLTHFGPSGFVSDISESWLAEAGRAFGALLAPAGIPWQISTSLIAGYIFKEVVWGFMVALGADSLLPSLSIPAALALMAFMAVYSACVATVGAMVKLVGWRLTALSLAVQLAVALAAAYAVYAAASALIYI comes from the coding sequence GTGGCGAGGAGGATAGCGTTCGTCGGCCCGCCCAACGTCGGGAAGTCGACGTTGTTCTACGCCTTGACCGGGCGCTACGTCAAGACGGCCAACTACCCCGGAAAGACCTTGGAGATGAACGTGGGGAAGATCAGAGGGACGGAGGTGGAGCTTGTGGACCTCCCAGGCGTCTTCAACCCCCAGAGCCCCAAGGACGAGGACGAGGCGCTGGCTCTGCGGGAGGCGCTCGAGGGGCCCTACGACGGCGTTGTGGTGGTCGGCGCGCCCCACGCGATCAAGGAGGCGCTGGCTCTCGCCGAGCACATAGGCAGGAGCCGGCCCGTCGTCCTTGTAGTAAACATGGTCGATCTCGGCGCTCCGGAGATGCCCTCCGAGGAGCTGTCGGCGAAGATGGGGATCCCCGTCTTCTACACATCTGCCGTGAAGGGCCTCGGGGTCCTCCAGCTCCGGCGTTTTCTGGCCAGCTGGGCTCCGGCCGGGCCGACTCCCGTGAAGGCCTTGGAGATACCGGTGAGGCCCTCCGCCAAGCTGGCCGGGGCCTTGTTCTCGCGCCCGTCCCTGGCGTTCGCCGCCGTCCTCGCGCTGTCGGTAGCCACAGTCCTCGCCCTCTTCGTCGCCTTAGAGGGGGCCGGGCCTTGGCCGGGCATCCTCTCGTATATAGAGCCGGCGCTCGACGGCGTGTCGGACGCAATAGCGTCGGCCGGGTTGCCGCCGGCGCTTGCGTCGTTTCTGGCCGACGGGCTGTGGCTGGGCGTGTCGGCGCTTGTGGGCTTCCTGCCATACATGCTCATTGCTCTGTCGCTCGTGGTGCTCTACGAGGAGACCGGCGTCATAGGGCTGCTCGGCAGAATGCTGGAGGCCAAGATGGTCTCCCTCGGCGTCCCCGGCCGGGGGATTCTCTGTCTGATGATCGCCTCGGCGTGCAACGTGCCGGCGCTCTCCACCGTGAGGGTTATGTGGGGGAGGGGCAACAGGCTCATGTCCGCCCTTCTGGTGCCCTACGTGCCGTGCGCCGCCAGGCTCTCCCTCTTCGTGGCGGTGTCCGCCGCCGTCTTTTCGGCCAAGCCCTATCTGGTGCCTCTCGCGGTCTTCGTCCCGTACGCCGTCGCCGCCCTCGCCGTCTTGGCCGCCTCGCTGATCTACAGAAAGGCCTTCGGCGTGGTCCCCCGCGTGGAGGGGCTCCCGCCGACGCCTCTCATGGTCCCCAACTTGAGGATATACGCGTTGAAGGTGTGGGCGGGCTTCAAGGACTTCCTAGTCAAGGCAGGCCTCTTGATAGCGCTGTTCCCCGCAGTTGTGTGGCCCCTCACGCACTTCGGGCCGTCGGGCTTCGTCTCGGATATCTCGGAGAGCTGGCTCGCCGAGGCCGGGAGAGCCTTCGGCGCCCTCCTCGCGCCCGCGGGCATTCCCTGGCAGATATCGACGTCGTTGATAGCGGGGTATATCTTCAAGGAGGTGGTGTGGGGCTTCATGGTCGCCCTCGGCGCCGACTCTCTTCTGCCCAGTCTGTCGATCCCCGCCGCGCTCGCCCTCATGGCGTTTATGGCCGTCTACTCCGCGTGCGTCGCCACTGTGGGGGCCATGGTCAAGCTAGTCGGCTGGAGGCTGACCGCCCTCTCCTTGGCGGTCCAGCTCGCCGTGGCCTTGGCGGCGGCCTACGCGGTGTACGCGGCGGCCTCGGCGTTGATCTATATTTAG
- a CDS encoding PaREP1 family protein: MTLLVHPWRDLGRYVEIRLEEARYELELAEKFTREEMYRNAAGKAFQAWKSLMAALAAVHREALARHYPGAVRTRDGQAVARVDWLIAYMPSSKLREVAQRLRDVVDFDVVSLTDLALNLHEFQYNGVDREALLSRYTSLELAVEDLKLFLARCREVLQRIKT, from the coding sequence GTGACTCTGCTAGTCCACCCTTGGAGGGATTTGGGGAGGTATGTGGAGATTAGGCTTGAGGAGGCGAGGTACGAGCTCGAGCTTGCTGAGAAGTTTACTAGAGAGGAGATGTACAGAAATGCGGCTGGCAAGGCGTTTCAGGCTTGGAAGTCGCTGATGGCGGCGCTGGCGGCTGTACACAGAGAGGCGTTGGCTAGGCACTACCCCGGAGCTGTCAGGACGCGCGACGGCCAGGCGGTGGCCAGGGTGGATTGGCTAATAGCCTACATGCCGTCTAGTAAATTGCGGGAGGTTGCTCAGAGGCTCAGAGACGTAGTAGACTTCGACGTGGTGTCTCTAACAGACCTCGCCTTAAATCTCCACGAATTTCAGTACAACGGCGTGGATAGAGAGGCTCTGCTCAGCAGGTACACCTCCCTAGAGCTGGCGGTGGAAGATCTCAAGCTTTTCTTGGCCAGGTGTAGAGAAGTGCTCCAGAGAATTAAGACGTAG
- a CDS encoding ATP-binding protein: MRLIKRRECAALSKLSGWVLLYGRRKVGKTTLVKNCVRHDVYVLVGQGGGAAVLGGELVPVESALREVGATLRRGGVAVVDEFQRLPARFWDLLASWAPNGVLVASGSSHGVLGKVFDRSSPLLGLFAPFHVDIIAYSDILPQVGDPVLSMLWRDPWLIPHIGSAEELRARARDLALAARGLVGEVFAEEDRELTEIYWRAILLVAAGYWKSSDVAGALGLRGGLASASSILARLAKMGVLRAIPTLGRERYYAVRSPALSLILYAEAKYNVSDLGSTPPELPLGREAQFTVGEMLAEHFGATQRYSPREDVDVVLTRGRRRIWAFEVKMGPFTAGEAREAASRLRKVAEKAGLVSLAETPPDVADLSLGPRELVEMARDIARRYGVV, from the coding sequence ATGAGACTAATTAAACGGAGGGAGTGCGCCGCGCTCTCCAAGCTCTCCGGCTGGGTTCTGCTGTACGGCAGGCGCAAGGTCGGGAAGACCACCTTGGTCAAGAACTGCGTCCGCCACGACGTCTACGTGTTGGTTGGCCAAGGCGGCGGCGCCGCGGTGTTGGGCGGCGAGCTGGTGCCGGTGGAGTCGGCCCTTAGAGAGGTCGGCGCAACTCTGCGGCGGGGCGGCGTGGCCGTGGTGGACGAGTTCCAGCGCCTCCCCGCGAGGTTTTGGGATCTTCTGGCCAGCTGGGCGCCCAACGGGGTGCTCGTGGCCAGCGGCTCCAGCCACGGCGTCCTCGGCAAGGTCTTCGACCGCTCGAGCCCCCTCTTGGGCCTCTTCGCGCCTTTCCACGTCGACATCATAGCCTACAGCGACATCTTGCCCCAGGTCGGGGATCCCGTCCTCTCCATGTTGTGGAGAGATCCCTGGCTGATACCGCATATCGGGAGCGCCGAGGAGTTGAGGGCTAGGGCGCGGGACCTCGCGCTGGCCGCGAGAGGGCTTGTGGGCGAAGTCTTCGCAGAGGAGGATAGGGAGTTGACCGAGATCTACTGGAGGGCCATCTTGCTCGTCGCGGCGGGGTACTGGAAGAGCTCCGACGTGGCCGGGGCGCTCGGGCTGAGGGGCGGCCTCGCCTCGGCCTCGTCGATTTTGGCGCGGCTCGCCAAGATGGGCGTGTTGAGGGCGATCCCCACGCTGGGGAGAGAGCGGTACTACGCTGTCAGATCGCCGGCCCTGTCTCTGATCCTCTACGCCGAGGCCAAATACAACGTGAGCGATCTGGGCTCGACCCCGCCGGAGCTCCCTCTGGGGAGGGAGGCCCAGTTCACCGTCGGCGAGATGCTGGCCGAGCACTTCGGCGCCACGCAGAGGTACTCGCCCCGCGAGGACGTAGACGTGGTCTTGACCAGGGGGAGGAGGCGTATATGGGCCTTCGAGGTCAAGATGGGCCCGTTCACCGCGGGCGAGGCGAGGGAGGCCGCGTCCAGGCTGAGGAAGGTGGCAGAAAAGGCCGGGCTCGTCAGCCTAGCGGAGACTCCGCCGGACGTCGCCGACCTCTCTCTAGGGCCTCGCGAGCTCGTCGAGATGGCGAGGGATATCGCCAGGAGGTACGGCGTGGTCTAG
- a CDS encoding thymidine kinase — protein MLVAIVGPMFAGKTTELIRRVERQIIAGRSAAVFKPSIDSRYDALSVAAHNGLRLKAFVVPPDESGVAAIAEEGERYDVVAVDEVQFFPPSLAEALDRLAYGRLVIAAGLNLDYRGEPFETTMRIMAYADKVVSLTAVCKVCGRPATRTQRLIGGRPAPADGPRILVGGGETYEARCRRHHIVPGRTAGGGR, from the coding sequence GTGTTGGTCGCAATAGTGGGGCCCATGTTCGCCGGGAAGACCACGGAGCTCATCAGGAGAGTGGAGAGGCAGATAATCGCCGGGAGGTCCGCCGCTGTCTTCAAGCCGTCTATAGACTCGCGCTACGACGCCCTCTCGGTGGCCGCCCACAACGGGCTGAGGCTGAAGGCCTTCGTGGTGCCGCCCGACGAGTCAGGAGTCGCAGCAATAGCCGAGGAGGGCGAGAGGTACGACGTGGTCGCCGTCGACGAGGTTCAGTTCTTCCCGCCGTCTCTCGCAGAGGCTCTCGACCGGCTCGCCTACGGGAGGCTCGTCATCGCGGCCGGGCTGAACCTCGACTACCGGGGAGAGCCCTTCGAGACCACCATGAGGATTATGGCCTACGCCGACAAGGTCGTCTCCCTGACCGCTGTGTGCAAGGTCTGCGGGCGGCCGGCCACCAGGACCCAGAGGCTTATCGGCGGCAGGCCGGCCCCGGCGGACGGCCCCCGCATACTCGTGGGCGGCGGCGAGACCTACGAGGCCAGATGCAGGAGACACCACATCGTCCCCGGCCGCACTGCGGGAGGCGGCAGATAG
- a CDS encoding phospholipase C — translation MRAVPALLALAALALATATPISHVVIVVEENRAFDNLFGLYPFGCPPIVNNITLSVMWPYGLYDNYSQLEHSCAEIPWISVPEIPWAPWLGQRHPRYAGSAVEENPTEGWAQYHGDYWFGEPVGFVFYSGPQSLEYLSYQQVWPLWDLAEEYVLADAFFAPVLGLTDPNRVADLIGRPPGFYTDSAVGVVPFEQSVMYQLEKAGVSWGYYVYGYRGGVPYPLTAFSGAERYVGHYGDYGDFLARLGNCSIPAVSWVMFFGGSSDEYDMHPPHNATAGALAVLRLVEAIERSPCWNSTAVFITFDEGGGFYDQVAPPAVDPFGLGQRVPLIIVSPYAKEGYVDNHTMSDYTILAFIDYNWGLPYLTPEVANSDLQGLLDAFNFSAPPRPPLEPSNWTYPLPLQYPVHYGYIAAVPKYATYADVYRAPGLDALPWLTAALLALTAAWAVSRRRPLAYAAAAISAVEAPLSAYIYYAWPMYQFIAQYYVAVSGLALGGLALWTLGRTARRLRRG, via the coding sequence ATGAGGGCCGTCCCCGCGCTTCTGGCCTTGGCCGCGCTGGCCCTCGCGACGGCGACGCCCATATCGCATGTCGTGATAGTGGTCGAGGAGAATAGGGCGTTCGACAACCTCTTCGGCCTCTACCCCTTCGGCTGTCCCCCCATCGTGAACAACATAACGCTCTCCGTCATGTGGCCCTACGGCCTATACGACAACTACAGCCAGCTTGAGCATAGCTGCGCCGAGATTCCGTGGATATCGGTGCCGGAGATCCCCTGGGCTCCTTGGCTGGGCCAGAGACACCCCCGCTACGCGGGGTCGGCGGTCGAGGAGAACCCCACCGAGGGCTGGGCGCAGTACCACGGCGACTACTGGTTCGGCGAGCCTGTGGGCTTCGTCTTCTACTCCGGCCCCCAGTCTCTCGAATACCTCTCCTACCAACAGGTCTGGCCTCTCTGGGATCTCGCCGAGGAGTACGTCCTGGCCGACGCGTTTTTCGCCCCCGTCTTGGGCCTCACGGATCCCAACAGAGTGGCGGACCTCATCGGGAGGCCGCCCGGCTTCTACACAGACAGCGCAGTCGGCGTCGTGCCGTTCGAGCAGTCTGTGATGTACCAGCTCGAGAAAGCCGGCGTGTCTTGGGGCTACTACGTCTACGGCTACCGGGGAGGGGTGCCGTACCCCCTCACGGCCTTCTCCGGCGCCGAGAGGTACGTGGGCCACTACGGGGACTACGGCGACTTTCTGGCGAGGCTCGGCAACTGCTCCATACCGGCGGTCTCCTGGGTCATGTTCTTCGGCGGTTCCAGCGACGAGTACGACATGCACCCGCCGCACAACGCGACTGCCGGCGCCCTCGCTGTCTTGAGGCTCGTGGAGGCGATAGAGCGTAGCCCTTGCTGGAACTCCACAGCCGTCTTCATAACCTTCGACGAGGGCGGGGGCTTCTACGACCAAGTGGCGCCGCCCGCCGTGGACCCCTTCGGGCTGGGCCAGAGAGTGCCCCTCATAATAGTCTCGCCGTACGCCAAGGAGGGCTACGTGGACAACCACACTATGAGCGACTACACCATCCTCGCCTTCATAGACTACAACTGGGGCCTGCCCTATCTGACGCCCGAGGTCGCCAACAGCGACCTGCAAGGCCTCCTAGACGCCTTTAATTTCTCCGCGCCGCCGCGGCCCCCGCTCGAGCCGTCCAACTGGACCTATCCGTTGCCCCTCCAGTACCCAGTCCACTACGGCTATATAGCCGCCGTGCCGAAATACGCCACCTACGCCGACGTCTACAGAGCTCCCGGCCTAGACGCGTTGCCGTGGCTCACAGCCGCCTTGCTGGCCCTCACCGCCGCCTGGGCCGTCTCGCGGAGGAGGCCTCTCGCCTACGCCGCCGCGGCCATCTCGGCGGTCGAGGCGCCGCTCTCGGCCTATATCTACTACGCCTGGCCCATGTACCAATTCATCGCGCAGTACTACGTCGCCGTCTCCGGCCTGGCGCTGGGCGGCCTCGCCTTGTGGACGCTGGGCCGGACAGCCAGAAGGCTCCGGCGCGGCTAG
- a CDS encoding aldo/keto reductase produces the protein MRYRQYGDLRVSEIGFGAWVLGGMYGELGRDGAKRLVERALDLGINFFDTADVYGRGKSEELLGELLAGRDGVYVATKVGYDFYSSPERPTRRYDAEYLEAALRRSAERLGRRPDLVQLHNPPREEVERAAAYFLKMRGVWARYVGAALGPEVQVLEEGRTALRAGYDSIMFVFNILEQEPGRILIEEGRGRMLLARVPHASEVLTDRFKPSFPQGDHRSLRRAEWLRRAREIAEREVAPLARELGLTLGQYALKFVLSFPVTSVLVTATSVEELEEYAEASDGKPLPEHHLEALAELWRRHGRELA, from the coding sequence GTGAGGTATAGACAGTACGGCGACTTGAGAGTGTCGGAGATAGGGTTCGGCGCTTGGGTGCTCGGCGGCATGTACGGCGAGTTGGGCAGGGACGGGGCTAAGAGGCTTGTGGAGAGGGCCTTGGACCTCGGCATAAACTTCTTCGACACCGCCGACGTCTACGGCAGGGGGAAGTCGGAGGAGCTTCTCGGCGAGCTTCTGGCCGGGAGAGACGGCGTCTACGTCGCGACGAAGGTGGGGTACGACTTCTACTCGAGCCCGGAGAGGCCTACGCGCCGCTACGACGCCGAGTATTTGGAGGCGGCCTTGAGGAGGTCCGCGGAGAGGCTGGGCAGGAGGCCCGACCTCGTCCAGCTCCACAACCCGCCGAGGGAGGAGGTGGAGAGGGCGGCCGCGTATTTCCTCAAGATGAGGGGGGTGTGGGCCAGATATGTGGGCGCCGCGCTGGGGCCGGAGGTGCAGGTTCTGGAGGAGGGGAGGACGGCTCTTAGGGCCGGCTACGACTCCATAATGTTCGTCTTCAACATACTGGAGCAGGAGCCCGGGAGGATCTTGATAGAGGAGGGGCGGGGGAGGATGCTCCTGGCGCGGGTCCCCCACGCGAGCGAGGTGTTGACGGATAGGTTCAAGCCGTCGTTTCCCCAAGGCGACCACCGCTCGTTGAGGCGCGCCGAGTGGCTGAGGAGGGCTAGGGAAATCGCCGAGAGGGAGGTAGCTCCGCTGGCCAGAGAGCTCGGGCTGACGCTGGGCCAATACGCCCTCAAGTTCGTCCTCTCGTTCCCCGTCACGTCTGTCCTAGTCACGGCGACCTCGGTGGAGGAGCTTGAGGAGTACGCAGAGGCCAGCGACGGCAAGCCGCTCCCGGAGCACCACCTGGAGGCCCTCGCCGAGCTGTGGAGGAGGCACGGGAGAGAGCTGGCTTAA